The Hordeum vulgare subsp. vulgare chromosome 7H, MorexV3_pseudomolecules_assembly, whole genome shotgun sequence DNA window ACTCCCCTCCTCGGATTCGTAACTGAGCCGGAATCAGACTACAGCCACCACCATCTATATGTACACGGGCGGCGTTCTCCCAGGGAACGAGACAGCTAGCTAATAAGCAGCGTCcatggcgacggcgaggaggcgcaAGGCGAAGGCCGCCAGGGCCGCGGCCGCGGAAGCCATGAAGAAAGACAGGAAGAACGCCTACGATGCCATGGTCACAGCGGATAAGGAGTCCCGGCAAGCCGAAGCGGAGGCCAAGGAGGCCACCACGACGGCCGCGGCCAAGGCCGAGGAGTCCATGCAAGCCGTCGGCATGGCCATGGCGAAAGCCGAAGAAGCCGCCGTCATAGCCAGCGTGAAGGCGGAGGAAGCCGAGAAGGCAAGAGAAGCCTACCGCGAGGTGTGTCGGCAGGTGGACGCAGCGGCGGAGTGGGCGCAGTGCGAGGAGGAGCTCTTCGCCGCCCGGTTCCGACGCTACTGGAACCAACTCGTCGCCCGCCCCGGCGTCACCTTCCATCAAACCAGTAAGATGTATATCTACGCTCAAGCTGCATACATATATTTGACCAGTTAATTGCTCGTACTAACTTGATACACAACATCTGATGAAATCCATGTAGCATCGATCCCCGCCATGCGGTACACGCACCCTGCTCCCCATGATAGGCCCAAGGCCATGGATACCTTGCAGATCACGTCGGTGAAGATCGCAGCGGTCGACGATTGCCTGCAATGGCCGCTGCAAGTGTATGGCATCATCGCGGCACGAGATGTCTTGGATCACAAGCGCAACATTCTTTTCCACCGCCGGAGGGGTGATTGCCAAATAATCACTCAAGAGGTTAGTACGCTACGTTTACGGACTCTTACAGGCCTATTACAGGATAAATTTGAGGTAGCAATCTGTGATTGGATAAAAGGGGGAGGGAGGGTCCCACCCACCGAAAATCAGGGGGGGCGCAAGTTTAGTTGGTCGAAAGGTCCGTAAAATCTCTGTAATGAGGCCGTAGATGTAGCATTTTTGTTT harbors:
- the LOC123407958 gene encoding uncharacterized protein LOC123407958; the protein is MATARRRKAKAARAAAAEAMKKDRKNAYDAMVTADKESRQAEAEAKEATTTAAAKAEESMQAVGMAMAKAEEAAVIASVKAEEAEKAREAYREVCRQVDAAAEWAQCEEELFAARFRRYWNQLVARPGVTFHQTTSIPAMRYTHPAPHDRPKAMDTLQITSVKIAAVDDCLQWPLQVYGIIAARDVLDHKRNILFHRRRGDCQIITQEDPYLALTGPSRAIAVSRDLSYIEVSLKVKGASRTRSEDEDLSDLVLSYGTGLCLAGIYPSRLSTLELESSHINRSVEATVRIKITHGSWPDGLRGAFTAGMSSDYGLEVELLNTRDGRALPVDSEGVVKLQRRVISVYIEGMLKVSVVACSVDEERGFIEKAEAVFEAKRQCVSVMEINFGSCSMQITVAWSCFRHE